One segment of Chryseobacterium turcicum DNA contains the following:
- a CDS encoding alpha/beta hydrolase — MSFHKLYFLFVFFVGAKAFGQTKPNASPYTNEATYEKLKKKHPFITPLNRPVPSNINIDKDVEYANINGLSLKADIYYPKDETKKYPGIALVHGGGWISGSKENEKYMAQELASRGYVAIAVGYRLSEVAKYPAAIDDVNNAITFLKKNRKKYSLHQNKIAVLGESAGAQISTLVGVQAKGKIKAIVNVDGIVSFIHPEAEESTYAAFWLGGDRDINLKNWTDASPLEFVDKNTPPTLFINSSQPRFHAGRDDMMKILRTHNIFTEYHEIKDTPHSFWSAEPWFTETLNLTVDFLDKTLK; from the coding sequence ATGAGTTTTCACAAACTATATTTTCTTTTTGTTTTTTTTGTAGGAGCAAAAGCATTCGGTCAGACAAAGCCGAATGCTTCTCCTTACACGAATGAAGCGACCTACGAAAAGCTTAAAAAGAAACATCCGTTCATTACTCCATTAAACAGGCCAGTTCCATCGAATATTAATATTGATAAAGATGTAGAATATGCAAACATCAATGGATTATCGTTGAAAGCAGATATTTATTATCCGAAAGATGAAACCAAAAAATATCCAGGAATTGCTTTAGTTCACGGTGGAGGTTGGATTTCAGGCAGTAAGGAAAATGAAAAATATATGGCTCAGGAATTGGCTTCCAGAGGTTATGTGGCCATAGCCGTCGGTTACCGTTTGAGTGAAGTCGCAAAATATCCTGCCGCAATTGATGACGTCAATAATGCCATTACATTTTTAAAGAAAAACAGAAAAAAATATTCTTTACATCAAAATAAAATTGCAGTACTTGGTGAATCTGCCGGAGCTCAAATCTCTACTTTGGTAGGGGTTCAGGCAAAAGGAAAAATAAAAGCCATCGTAAATGTTGACGGAATTGTATCTTTTATTCATCCCGAAGCTGAAGAAAGTACGTATGCAGCTTTTTGGTTAGGTGGCGACAGAGATATTAATCTAAAAAACTGGACAGATGCATCACCATTAGAGTTTGTTGATAAAAATACACCTCCTACTCTATTCATCAATTCTTCCCAACCTCGATTTCATGCAGGAAGAGACGACATGATGAAGATTTTAAGAACTCATAATATCTTTACCGAGTATCACGAAATAAAAGACACACCGCACTCCTTTTGGTCTGCAGAACCCTGGTTCACTGAAACATTGAATCTGACGGTTGATTTTTTAGATAAAACTTTGAAATAA
- a CDS encoding pectinesterase family protein, with protein MKKLFLILFISITNFLLAKNEPYITITVAQDGSGQFTSIQKAITSIRDLGPGEALVKIKAGTYHEKIVIPSSKHKITLQGENKEKTIITNDDYSGKMDALNEKMTTFNSYTLLVMSDDIKISDVTIQNAWCNQGQAVALHVEGDRFSIKNSKILGCQDTVYTGGNHSRQLYENCDIEGTTDFLFGSATVVFKNCTIKSLANSYITAASTDQSKEFGYVFFDCQLIAKEGINKVFLGRPWRPYAKTVFINTEMGNHILPEGWNPWKGDKMFPDKDKTAYYAEYKSKGEGGKPENRVAWSHQLTKKEAKKYTLKNIFGDWNP; from the coding sequence ATGAAAAAACTATTTTTAATTCTCTTCATTTCAATTACCAATTTTTTATTGGCAAAAAATGAACCCTATATAACAATCACCGTTGCACAAGACGGAAGTGGGCAATTCACCTCCATTCAAAAAGCCATCACATCCATTAGAGATTTAGGACCTGGAGAAGCTTTAGTTAAAATAAAAGCAGGAACGTATCACGAAAAAATTGTTATTCCTTCTTCTAAACATAAAATAACTTTACAAGGCGAAAACAAGGAAAAAACCATCATTACCAACGATGATTATTCCGGTAAAATGGATGCTTTGAACGAGAAAATGACCACATTTAATTCATACACTCTTCTAGTAATGTCGGATGATATTAAAATTTCTGATGTAACAATTCAAAATGCTTGGTGCAACCAAGGACAAGCCGTTGCACTTCATGTAGAAGGTGATCGTTTTAGTATTAAAAATTCTAAAATTTTGGGTTGCCAAGATACAGTTTATACTGGCGGAAATCATAGCAGACAATTGTATGAAAACTGTGATATCGAAGGAACAACAGATTTTCTATTTGGCTCTGCAACGGTTGTATTTAAAAATTGTACTATAAAAAGTTTGGCCAATTCTTACATTACTGCAGCATCAACAGACCAAAGTAAAGAGTTCGGTTATGTATTTTTTGACTGTCAATTAATCGCCAAAGAAGGCATCAACAAAGTATTTTTGGGAAGACCTTGGAGACCGTATGCCAAAACTGTTTTCATCAATACCGAAATGGGAAATCACATTCTTCCCGAAGGGTGGAATCCCTGGAAAGGCGATAAAATGTTTCCCGATAAAGACAAAACCGCTTACTATGCAGAATATAAAAGCAAAGGTGAAGGTGGAAAACCTGAAAACCGTGTAGCATGGTCTCATCAGCTAACAAAAAAAGAAGCAAAAAAATATACATTAAAAAATATCTTCGGAGACTGGAATCCGTAA
- a CDS encoding rhamnogalacturonan acetylesterase has translation MKKILLIFSLTISTLILAQKKPTLFLIGDSTMANKENPDKNPEHGWGQVLMQFMTNGVEIQNHAMNGRSSKSFRTEGRWDKVEKQIKKGDFVVIQFGHNDQKLKDSTKFTNPHTQYRANLERYVNETRAKGATPLLMTSITRRNFNENGVLIDTHTDYPLVVRMVADDMKVPFVDMQLLTEQMEISAGPEKSKLLHLYFKAGENAYYDKDKADDTHLSKLGAETVAKLATKSLKNLKTGLEKYIK, from the coding sequence ATGAAAAAAATACTTTTAATATTCAGTTTAACCATTTCAACTTTAATATTGGCTCAAAAAAAACCAACCCTATTTCTGATTGGCGATTCTACAATGGCCAACAAAGAAAATCCTGATAAAAACCCAGAACATGGATGGGGACAGGTTTTAATGCAATTCATGACCAACGGAGTTGAAATTCAGAATCACGCGATGAATGGGAGAAGCTCAAAAAGCTTCAGAACCGAAGGACGTTGGGATAAAGTAGAAAAGCAAATAAAAAAAGGTGATTTTGTAGTTATTCAGTTCGGTCATAACGATCAGAAACTCAAAGATTCTACAAAATTTACCAATCCACACACCCAATACAGAGCCAATCTGGAAAGATATGTGAATGAAACAAGAGCAAAAGGTGCAACTCCACTCTTAATGACTTCCATTACAAGAAGAAACTTCAATGAAAATGGAGTTTTAATTGACACGCATACCGATTATCCTTTGGTCGTAAGAATGGTTGCAGACGATATGAAAGTGCCTTTTGTTGATATGCAATTATTGACCGAGCAAATGGAAATTTCTGCAGGTCCGGAAAAATCAAAATTATTGCATCTTTATTTTAAAGCAGGTGAAAATGCATATTATGATAAAGACAAAGCAGATGATACACATCTATCAAAACTAGGAGCAGAAACAGTTGCAAAACTCGCTACAAAGTCTTTGAAGAATTTAAAGACAGGTTTGGAAAAATATATTAAATAG
- a CDS encoding cupin domain-containing protein yields MNFKKEPFFDGNSEWEDLGNGVSRQFVGYNSQVMMVIVKFENDAIGALHQHFHSQITYVAEGKFEVTVNGETKVLQKGDGFFAQPNIFHGVKCLEAGQLIDAFTPFREDFLK; encoded by the coding sequence ATGAATTTCAAAAAAGAACCTTTTTTCGACGGCAATTCAGAATGGGAAGATTTGGGAAACGGCGTTTCACGACAGTTTGTCGGGTACAATTCTCAGGTTATGATGGTTATCGTGAAATTTGAAAATGATGCCATTGGAGCTTTGCATCAACATTTCCATTCTCAAATTACTTACGTTGCAGAAGGAAAATTTGAAGTAACAGTTAATGGAGAAACAAAAGTTTTACAAAAAGGTGATGGTTTTTTTGCTCAACCCAATATTTTTCATGGTGTAAAATGTTTAGAAGCTGGACAACTGATTGATGCTTTTACACCATTCAGAGAAGATTTTTTGAAATAA